One segment of Streptomyces sp. YIM 121038 DNA contains the following:
- the rsmG gene encoding 16S rRNA (guanine(527)-N(7))-methyltransferase RsmG codes for MTEEAELPPAPEQARAVFGERFPDAVRYAELLAEAGVRRGLIGPREVPRLWERHLLNCAVLSEVVPEGVTVCDVGSGAGLPGIPLALVREDLKITLLEPLLRRTNFLSEVVELLGLDHVTVVRGRAEEVLGKLQPVHVVTARAVAPLDRLAGWGVPLLRPYGEMLALKGDTAEEEVKAAGAALSKLGAESVSVVQVGEGVVDPLSTVVRVEVGESPGGVRFAAKRAKAARVGRVRRRR; via the coding sequence GTGACGGAGGAAGCGGAGCTCCCCCCGGCGCCGGAGCAGGCGCGCGCGGTTTTCGGCGAGCGATTCCCGGACGCGGTCCGGTACGCGGAACTGCTCGCCGAGGCGGGAGTGCGGCGCGGCCTGATCGGCCCCCGCGAGGTTCCCCGGCTGTGGGAGCGGCACCTGCTGAACTGCGCCGTCCTGTCCGAGGTGGTTCCCGAGGGCGTGACGGTGTGCGATGTCGGCTCCGGGGCCGGACTGCCCGGCATCCCGCTCGCGCTCGTCCGCGAGGACCTCAAGATCACGCTTCTTGAGCCGCTGCTGCGGCGCACGAACTTCCTCAGCGAGGTCGTCGAGCTGCTGGGGCTCGACCATGTCACGGTCGTCCGTGGCCGCGCCGAGGAGGTCCTCGGCAAGCTGCAGCCCGTCCATGTCGTGACCGCGCGTGCTGTCGCTCCGCTGGACCGTCTCGCTGGATGGGGCGTCCCGCTGCTGCGTCCGTACGGAGAGATGCTGGCGCTCAAGGGCGACACGGCCGAGGAAGAGGTCAAGGCGGCGGGCGCCGCCTTGAGCAAGCTCGGCGCCGAGTCCGTCTCCGTGGTGCAGGTGGGCGAAGGGGTCGTCGACCCCCTGTCCACCGTGGTGCGGGTCGAGGTGGGCGAGAGCCCCGGCGGTGTGCGCTTCGCTGCCAAGCGGGCCAAGGCCGCACGGGTCGGACGCGTCCGTCGCCGTCGCTGA
- the gnd gene encoding phosphogluconate dehydrogenase (NAD(+)-dependent, decarboxylating), whose product MELGLVGLGKMGGNMRERIRRAGHTVIGYDRNPDLADVHSLEELVSKLKGPRVVWVMVPAGAATQSTIDELAELLSPGDVVVDGGNSRWTDDEKHAEELAAKGIGFVDCGVSGGVWGLQNGYALMYGGDKENVAKVQPVFDALKPEGDFGSVHAGKVGAGHFAKMVHNGIEYAMMQAYAEGWELLEAVDSVTDVREVFRSWQEGTVIRSWLLDLAVNALDDDEHLDKLRGFAADSGEGRWTVEAAIDNAVPLPAITASLFARFSSRQDDSPQMKMIAALRNQFGGHAVESKSEH is encoded by the coding sequence ATGGAGCTCGGTCTCGTCGGCCTCGGCAAGATGGGCGGCAACATGCGCGAGCGCATTCGCCGCGCAGGCCACACCGTCATCGGATACGACCGCAATCCGGACCTCGCGGATGTCCACAGCCTCGAAGAGCTGGTGAGCAAGCTCAAGGGCCCGCGCGTGGTGTGGGTGATGGTCCCGGCCGGAGCCGCGACCCAGTCCACCATCGACGAGCTGGCCGAGCTCCTGTCGCCCGGTGACGTCGTGGTGGACGGCGGCAACTCCCGCTGGACGGACGACGAGAAGCACGCCGAGGAGCTCGCGGCCAAGGGCATCGGCTTCGTCGACTGCGGCGTCTCCGGCGGCGTCTGGGGCCTGCAGAACGGCTACGCGCTGATGTACGGCGGCGACAAGGAGAACGTCGCCAAGGTGCAGCCGGTCTTCGACGCGCTCAAGCCGGAGGGCGACTTCGGCTCCGTGCACGCGGGCAAGGTCGGCGCGGGCCACTTCGCGAAGATGGTTCACAACGGCATCGAGTACGCGATGATGCAGGCCTATGCCGAGGGCTGGGAGCTGCTTGAGGCCGTGGACTCGGTCACGGACGTGCGTGAGGTCTTCCGGTCCTGGCAGGAGGGGACGGTCATCCGTTCCTGGCTGCTCGACCTGGCGGTCAACGCGCTGGACGACGACGAGCACCTGGACAAGCTGCGGGGCTTCGCCGCGGACTCCGGCGAGGGCCGCTGGACGGTGGAGGCGGCGATCGACAACGCGGTGCCGCTGCCCGCGATCACGGCGTCCCTGTTCGCGCGGTTCTCCTCCCGGCAGGACGACTCGCCGCAGATGAAGATGATCGCGGCGCTGCGCAACCAGTTCGGCGGCCACGCCGTCGAGTCCAAGAGCGAGCACTGA
- a CDS encoding DciA family protein, with protein MTEPGKAPKPDGSSEPAGAGAARPAPPEPSGVDLARVALRAAKEQARARGDATRQKKQARRGGLRSGARSDGRDPLPLGSAINRLITERGWETPAAVGGVMGRWPEIVGEDLAKHCVPQRYDENEHVLTVQCDSTAWATNLRLLAPQLVARLNEDLGHGTVRLIKVLGPGGPARRFGPLRAPGSTGPGDTYG; from the coding sequence ATGACCGAGCCCGGCAAGGCACCGAAGCCCGACGGTTCCTCGGAGCCCGCGGGGGCCGGGGCGGCCAGGCCCGCGCCGCCCGAGCCCTCCGGGGTCGACCTCGCCCGCGTGGCCCTGCGCGCCGCCAAGGAGCAGGCACGCGCGCGCGGGGACGCGACCCGCCAGAAGAAGCAGGCCCGGCGCGGCGGCCTGCGCTCGGGCGCGCGCTCCGACGGGCGCGATCCGCTGCCGCTCGGCTCCGCCATCAACCGTCTGATCACCGAGCGCGGCTGGGAGACCCCGGCGGCCGTCGGCGGCGTGATGGGCCGCTGGCCCGAGATCGTCGGCGAGGACCTGGCCAAGCACTGCGTACCGCAGCGGTACGACGAGAACGAGCACGTCCTGACCGTGCAGTGCGACTCCACGGCCTGGGCGACGAACCTGCGACTGCTCGCTCCGCAGCTGGTCGCGCGCCTGAACGAGGACCTCGGGCACGGCACCGTACGCCTCATCAAGGTCCTCGGACCCGGTGGCCCCGCACGCCGCTTCGGACCCTTGCGGGCGCCCGGCAGCACGGGTCCCGGCGACACCTACGGATGA
- the dnaA gene encoding chromosomal replication initiator protein DnaA → MADVPADLAAVWPRVLEQLLGEGRGQGVEAKDEHWIRRCQPLALVADTALLAVPNEFAKGVLEGRLAPVVSETLSRECGRPIRIAITVDDSVGEPQTPPAPPVQHQQPRYEDQPSRYEEQPPRYEEPAPRYEGQEPPPASGQGHDAYDAYGRRPGDERSPGPRPDQLPTARPAYPDYQRPGAWPQQQPQDDYGWQQPRLGFPERDPYASPGQQPQQHDYRPQPPQERSPYEQQLSERPAQDRHDRHDRHDRRERHEPPSGAGSGAGPHGGPGGPSGPVGHGGTSLPASSGAPGPLAAQPAPATGPGEPTARLNPKYLFDTFVIGASNRFAHAAAVAVAEAPAKAYNPLFIYGESGLGKTHLLHAIGHYARSLYPGTRVRYVSSEEFTNEFINSIRDGKGDSFRKRYREMDILLVDDIQFLADKESTQEEFFHTFNTLHNANKQIVLSSDRPPKQLVTLEDRLRNRFEWGLITDVQPPELETRIAILRKKAVQEQLNAPPEVLEFIASRISRNIRELEGALIRVTAFASLNRQPVDLGLTEIVLKDLIPGGEDAAPEITATAIMAATADYFGLTVDDLCGSSRSRVLVTARQIAMYLCRELTDLSLPKIGAQFGGRDHTTVMHADRKIRALMAERRSIYNQVTELTNRIKNG, encoded by the coding sequence GTGGCTGACGTACCTGCCGATCTTGCCGCAGTGTGGCCAAGGGTTCTGGAACAGCTGCTGGGCGAAGGGCGGGGGCAGGGCGTCGAGGCGAAGGACGAGCACTGGATCCGACGGTGTCAGCCGCTCGCGCTCGTCGCCGACACCGCGCTCCTCGCCGTTCCGAACGAATTTGCGAAGGGCGTCCTGGAGGGCCGTCTCGCCCCGGTCGTCAGCGAGACGCTGAGCCGGGAGTGCGGGCGGCCGATCCGCATCGCCATCACGGTCGACGACTCCGTGGGCGAGCCCCAGACCCCGCCCGCGCCGCCGGTCCAGCACCAGCAGCCACGCTACGAGGACCAGCCCTCCCGCTACGAGGAGCAGCCGCCCCGCTACGAAGAGCCCGCACCCCGGTACGAGGGGCAGGAGCCGCCTCCTGCCTCCGGCCAGGGGCATGACGCGTACGACGCGTACGGCCGCCGCCCCGGGGACGAGCGCTCCCCCGGCCCGCGCCCGGACCAGCTGCCGACGGCCCGCCCGGCGTACCCGGACTACCAGCGCCCCGGCGCCTGGCCGCAGCAGCAGCCACAGGACGACTACGGCTGGCAGCAGCCGCGCCTCGGCTTCCCCGAGCGCGATCCGTACGCGAGCCCCGGACAGCAGCCGCAGCAGCACGACTACCGCCCGCAGCCGCCGCAGGAGCGCTCGCCGTACGAGCAGCAGCTCTCCGAGCGGCCGGCGCAGGACCGCCACGACCGCCACGACCGCCACGACCGTCGTGAGCGGCACGAGCCGCCCTCCGGCGCGGGTTCCGGCGCAGGCCCGCACGGGGGCCCTGGCGGCCCCTCGGGCCCCGTCGGCCACGGCGGCACCTCCCTGCCCGCGTCGAGCGGCGCTCCCGGCCCGCTGGCCGCGCAGCCCGCGCCCGCGACCGGCCCGGGCGAGCCCACCGCGCGGCTGAACCCGAAGTACCTCTTCGACACCTTCGTGATCGGGGCGTCGAACCGCTTCGCGCACGCGGCCGCGGTCGCCGTCGCCGAGGCTCCCGCGAAGGCGTACAACCCCCTGTTCATCTACGGGGAGTCAGGGCTCGGCAAGACCCACCTGCTGCACGCGATCGGGCACTACGCGCGGAGCCTGTACCCGGGCACGCGGGTGCGCTACGTGAGCTCCGAGGAGTTCACCAACGAGTTCATCAACTCCATCCGCGACGGCAAGGGCGACAGCTTCCGCAAGCGCTACCGCGAGATGGACATCCTGCTCGTCGACGACATCCAGTTCCTCGCGGACAAGGAGTCGACGCAGGAGGAGTTCTTCCACACGTTCAACACGCTCCACAACGCGAACAAGCAGATCGTGCTCTCCAGCGACCGGCCGCCCAAGCAGCTGGTGACCCTGGAGGACCGGCTGCGCAATCGCTTCGAGTGGGGTCTGATCACCGACGTCCAGCCGCCCGAGCTGGAGACGCGCATCGCGATCCTGCGGAAGAAGGCGGTCCAGGAGCAGCTCAACGCCCCGCCGGAGGTCCTGGAGTTCATCGCGTCCCGCATCTCGCGGAACATCCGCGAGCTGGAGGGCGCGCTGATCCGCGTCACGGCGTTCGCGTCGCTCAATCGCCAGCCCGTGGACCTGGGTCTCACCGAGATCGTCCTGAAGGACCTGATCCCGGGCGGCGAGGACGCGGCTCCGGAGATCACGGCGACGGCCATCATGGCGGCCACCGCCGACTACTTCGGCCTGACGGTGGACGACCTGTGCGGATCGTCGCGCAGCCGGGTCCTGGTGACGGCCCGCCAGATCGCCATGTACCTGTGCCGCGAGCTGACCGACCTCTCCCTGCCGAAGATCGGCGCGCAGTTCGGCGGCCGCGACCACACGACGGTCATGCACGCCGACCGCAAGATCCGTGCGCTGATGGCCGAGCGCCGCTCGATCTACAACCAGGTCACCGAGCTCACCAACCGCATCAAGAACGGCTGA
- the yidD gene encoding membrane protein insertion efficiency factor YidD, which produces MKYPLLALIKLYQWTISPLLGPVCKYYPSCSHYGYLAIDRHGAVKGTALTAWRILRCNPWSLGGVDHVPPRKRPRWHEMLRAVWRERKGGPSAAGVPTGDLPPAPPSPAAETPSHAQGA; this is translated from the coding sequence ATGAAGTACCCGCTGCTGGCGCTGATCAAGCTGTACCAGTGGACGATCAGTCCACTCCTCGGCCCGGTGTGCAAGTACTACCCGTCGTGCTCCCACTACGGCTACCTCGCCATCGACCGGCACGGTGCGGTCAAGGGAACAGCGCTCACTGCCTGGCGCATCCTGCGGTGCAACCCGTGGTCGCTCGGTGGTGTCGATCACGTTCCGCCGCGCAAGCGTCCGCGGTGGCACGAGATGCTGCGCGCTGTCTGGCGCGAACGCAAGGGCGGGCCCTCCGCCGCTGGCGTGCCGACCGGAGACCTCCCACCGGCTCCCCCGAGCCCGGCCGCCGAGACCCCGTCCCATGCTCAAGGAGCCTGA
- the rnpA gene encoding ribonuclease P protein component: protein MLPTEHRLRRREDFATAVRRGRRAGRPLLVVHLRSGATDPHVPGESVPPTRAGFVVSKAVGGAVVRNTVKRRLRHLTRDRLALVPPGSLVVVRALPGAGDATYAQLAQDLDAALRRLLGGGAR from the coding sequence GTGCTGCCTACCGAGCATCGGCTGAGGCGGCGCGAAGATTTCGCGACCGCGGTACGGCGAGGACGCAGGGCTGGCCGCCCTCTCCTCGTCGTTCATCTACGCAGCGGTGCAACGGACCCGCACGTGCCAGGGGAGAGCGTTCCCCCGACACGTGCGGGTTTCGTCGTGAGCAAGGCCGTGGGTGGAGCCGTCGTACGCAATACGGTCAAGCGCCGACTTCGCCATCTGACACGCGACCGGTTGGCCTTGGTGCCCCCCGGTAGCCTGGTAGTCGTACGAGCGTTGCCCGGCGCGGGCGACGCCACCTACGCACAGCTGGCCCAAGACCTGGACGCCGCCCTGCGGCGCCTCCTTGGAGGGGGCGCGCGATGA
- a CDS encoding R3H domain-containing nucleic acid-binding protein has product MTEGTTTSAAAEAGDALTRLEQEGEIAADYLEGLLDIADLDGDIDMDVEADRAAVSIISDSGSRDLQKLVGRDGEVLEALQELTRLAVHRETGDRSRLMLDIAGYRAKKREELSELGAKAAADAKSSGEPVKLKPMTPFERKVVHDAVKAAGLRSESEGEEPQRFVVVLPA; this is encoded by the coding sequence GTGACGGAAGGCACCACCACCTCCGCCGCAGCTGAGGCCGGCGACGCTCTGACCCGCCTCGAGCAGGAGGGGGAGATCGCGGCGGACTACCTCGAGGGTCTGCTGGACATCGCCGACCTCGACGGCGACATCGACATGGACGTCGAGGCCGACCGGGCCGCGGTGTCGATCATCAGCGACTCCGGCAGCCGCGACCTGCAGAAGCTGGTCGGCCGGGACGGCGAGGTCCTGGAGGCGCTCCAGGAGCTGACCCGCCTCGCGGTACACCGGGAGACCGGCGACCGCAGCCGCCTGATGCTGGACATCGCGGGCTACCGTGCCAAGAAGCGCGAGGAGCTGTCCGAGCTGGGCGCCAAGGCCGCCGCCGACGCCAAGAGCTCCGGCGAACCGGTCAAGCTCAAGCCGATGACGCCGTTCGAGCGCAAGGTCGTGCACGACGCCGTCAAGGCCGCGGGTCTGCGCAGCGAGTCCGAGGGCGAGGAGCCGCAGCGCTTCGTCGTGGTACTCCCCGCCTGA
- the yidC gene encoding membrane protein insertase YidC has translation MDTIAGFFSFITTPVSWVIVQFHKLYGAIFGPDTGWAWGLSIVSLVILIRICLIPLFVKQIKATRAMQTLQPEMKKIQERYKSDKQRQSEEMMKLYKESGTNPLSSCLPILAQSPFFFALYHVLNGIASNKKIGVIDQQLLDSARDAHIFGAPLAVKFTDSADKVASLGASLTDVRVVTALMIILMSASQFFTQRQLMTKNVDTTVKTPFMQQQKMLMYVFPIMFAVFGINFPVGVLVYWLTTNVWTMGQQMYVIRQNPTPGSKAQASYLERLQKHITTAGKTRSRGQVRAVKAIVAKGRDRNEYERKFINGLNKAGFAAQADGTVIVSDTVATTTEDGAPAAAPKRQQPKRQSKSKRQSTTAATGGKTDDGATTAPASDASGPSLTKSEDSKPQGAAAKNKPAGAASGSQPGQGTRSKAKSGQRKGQQRPKHPSKK, from the coding sequence GTGGACACGATTGCCGGTTTCTTCAGCTTCATCACGACACCCGTCTCCTGGGTCATCGTGCAGTTCCACAAACTGTACGGTGCGATCTTCGGCCCTGATACGGGCTGGGCCTGGGGCCTGTCGATCGTGTCCCTGGTGATCCTGATCCGCATCTGCCTGATCCCGCTCTTCGTGAAGCAGATCAAGGCGACCCGGGCCATGCAGACGCTGCAGCCCGAGATGAAGAAGATCCAGGAGCGCTACAAGAGCGACAAGCAGCGCCAGTCCGAAGAGATGATGAAGCTGTACAAGGAGTCGGGTACCAACCCGCTCTCCTCGTGCCTTCCCATCCTGGCGCAGTCGCCCTTCTTCTTCGCGCTGTACCACGTGCTCAACGGCATCGCGTCCAACAAGAAGATCGGCGTCATCGACCAGCAGCTGCTGGACAGCGCCCGTGACGCCCACATCTTCGGTGCCCCGCTCGCGGTGAAGTTCACGGACAGCGCCGACAAGGTCGCCTCGCTCGGCGCCTCGCTGACCGATGTGCGCGTCGTGACCGCGCTCATGATCATCCTGATGTCGGCCTCGCAGTTCTTCACGCAGCGCCAGCTGATGACGAAGAACGTCGACACGACGGTGAAGACGCCGTTCATGCAGCAGCAGAAGATGCTGATGTACGTCTTCCCCATCATGTTCGCCGTCTTCGGCATCAACTTCCCGGTCGGTGTCCTCGTCTACTGGCTGACCACCAACGTGTGGACCATGGGCCAGCAGATGTACGTGATCCGCCAGAACCCGACCCCCGGCTCCAAGGCCCAGGCCTCGTACCTGGAGCGCCTGCAGAAGCACATCACGACCGCCGGCAAGACCCGTAGCCGTGGCCAGGTCAGGGCCGTGAAGGCCATCGTCGCCAAGGGCCGCGACCGCAACGAGTACGAGCGGAAGTTCATCAACGGCCTGAACAAGGCCGGCTTCGCCGCTCAGGCCGACGGCACCGTGATCGTCAGCGACACCGTGGCCACCACGACCGAGGACGGTGCGCCCGCGGCAGCGCCCAAGCGGCAGCAGCCCAAGCGCCAGAGCAAGTCGAAGCGCCAGTCCACCACCGCCGCCACGGGCGGCAAGACGGACGACGGCGCCACGACCGCCCCGGCCTCCGATGCCTCCGGTCCGTCGCTGACCAAGTCCGAGGACAGCAAGCCCCAGGGTGCCGCGGCCAAGAACAAGCCCGCCGGCGCCGCCTCGGGCAGCCAGCCCGGCCAGGGCACCCGCAGCAAAGCCAAGTCCGGACAGCGCAAGGGTCAGCAGCGGCCCAAGCACCCGTCCAAGAAGTAA
- the dnaN gene encoding DNA polymerase III subunit beta produces the protein MKIRVERDVLAEAVAWAARSLPARPPAPVLAGLLLKAEEGALSLSSFDYEVSARVSVDAEVDEEGTVLVSGRLLADICRALPNRPVEISTDGVRATVVCGSSRFTLHTLPVEEYPALPQMPTATGTVPGEVFASAASQVAIAAGRDDTLPVLTGVRIEIEGDTVTLASTDRYRFAVREFLWKPENPETSAVALVPAKTLLDTAKALTSGDTVTLALSGSGAGEGLIGFEGAGRRTTTRLLEGDLPKYRTLFPTEFNSVAVIETAPFVEAVKRVALVAERNTPVRLSFEQGVLILEAGSSDDAQAVERVDAQLEGDDISIAFNPTFLLDGLSAIDSPVAQLSFTTSTKPALLSGKPAVDAEADEAYKYLIMPVRLSG, from the coding sequence GTGAAGATCCGGGTGGAACGCGACGTACTCGCGGAGGCGGTGGCGTGGGCGGCACGCAGCCTCCCGGCTCGGCCGCCAGCGCCCGTCCTCGCGGGCCTGCTGCTGAAGGCCGAGGAGGGCGCCCTCTCCCTGTCCAGCTTCGACTACGAGGTCTCGGCCCGCGTCTCCGTGGACGCCGAGGTCGACGAAGAGGGCACGGTCCTCGTCTCCGGCCGCCTGCTGGCCGACATCTGCCGCGCCCTGCCGAACCGCCCGGTGGAGATCTCCACAGACGGTGTACGGGCGACGGTGGTCTGCGGCTCCTCCCGCTTCACCCTCCACACCCTGCCTGTGGAGGAGTACCCGGCGCTGCCGCAGATGCCGACCGCCACGGGCACCGTCCCCGGTGAGGTCTTCGCCTCGGCCGCCTCCCAGGTCGCCATCGCCGCGGGCCGCGACGACACGCTGCCCGTGCTCACCGGTGTCCGCATCGAGATCGAGGGCGACACGGTCACGCTGGCCTCCACCGACCGCTACCGCTTCGCGGTCCGCGAGTTCCTGTGGAAGCCGGAGAACCCGGAGACGTCCGCCGTGGCCCTGGTGCCCGCCAAGACGCTCCTGGACACCGCCAAGGCCCTCACGAGCGGCGACACGGTCACCCTGGCCCTGTCCGGCTCCGGCGCGGGCGAGGGCCTCATCGGCTTCGAGGGCGCGGGCCGCCGTACGACGACCCGCCTCCTGGAGGGCGACCTCCCGAAGTACCGCACGCTCTTCCCGACGGAGTTCAACTCGGTCGCCGTCATCGAGACCGCCCCCTTCGTGGAGGCCGTCAAGCGCGTGGCGCTCGTCGCCGAGCGGAACACCCCGGTGCGGCTCAGCTTCGAGCAGGGCGTGCTCATCCTGGAGGCCGGCTCCAGCGACGACGCACAGGCTGTGGAAAGGGTCGACGCCCAGCTGGAGGGCGACGACATCTCGATCGCCTTCAACCCGACGTTCCTGCTCGACGGCCTGAGCGCGATCGACTCCCCGGTCGCCCAGCTGTCGTTCACGACGTCGACGAAGCCCGCGCTCCTGAGCGGCAAGCCGGCCGTGGACGCCGAGGCGGACGAGGCGTACAAGTACCTGATCATGCCGGTACGTCTGAGCGGCTGA
- the recF gene encoding DNA replication/repair protein RecF, producing MHVTHLSLADFRSYARVEVPLDPGVTAFVGPNGQGKTNLVEAVGYLATLGSHRVSSDAPLVRMGADRAVIRAAVRQGERQQLIELELNPGKANRARINRSSQVRPRDVLGIVRTVLFAPEDLALIKGDPGERRRFLDELITARSPRMAAVRSDYDRVLKQRNTLLKSAALARRHGGRSMDLSTLDVWDQHLAQAGAELLAQRLDLIAALQPLADKAYEQLAPGGGPLGLDYKPSSAGIVGHAREELYEQLIAALGEARKQEIERGVTLVGPHRDDLLLKLGQLPAKGYASHGESWSYALALRLASYDLLRAEGNEPVLVLDDVFAELDARRRERLAELVAPGEQVLVTAAVDDDVPGVLAGARYAVSGGEVERV from the coding sequence ATGCACGTCACCCACCTGTCCCTGGCCGACTTCCGCTCGTACGCCCGGGTCGAGGTTCCGCTCGACCCGGGCGTCACCGCGTTCGTGGGGCCGAACGGCCAGGGCAAGACCAACCTCGTCGAGGCCGTCGGCTATCTGGCGACGCTCGGCAGCCACCGGGTCTCCTCGGACGCGCCCCTGGTGCGCATGGGCGCCGACCGGGCCGTCATCCGGGCCGCCGTCCGGCAGGGCGAGCGCCAGCAGCTCATCGAGCTCGAGCTGAACCCGGGGAAGGCGAACCGCGCCCGCATCAACCGGTCCTCGCAGGTCAGGCCCCGTGACGTGCTGGGCATCGTGCGCACGGTCCTGTTCGCCCCCGAGGATCTGGCCCTGATCAAGGGCGACCCCGGGGAGCGGCGGCGCTTCCTCGACGAGCTGATCACCGCCCGCTCCCCGCGCATGGCGGCGGTCCGCTCCGACTACGACCGCGTCCTGAAGCAGCGCAACACGCTCCTGAAGTCCGCCGCCCTCGCCCGGCGCCACGGCGGCCGCTCCATGGACCTGTCCACCCTCGACGTCTGGGACCAGCACCTCGCCCAGGCGGGCGCCGAGCTGCTCGCCCAGCGGCTCGACCTCATCGCCGCGCTCCAGCCGCTCGCCGACAAGGCGTACGAACAGCTGGCCCCCGGCGGCGGCCCGCTCGGCCTCGACTACAAGCCCTCCTCGGCCGGAATCGTCGGCCACGCGCGCGAGGAGCTCTACGAGCAGCTGATCGCCGCCCTGGGAGAGGCCCGCAAGCAGGAGATCGAGCGGGGCGTCACCCTCGTAGGACCCCACAGGGACGACCTACTACTCAAACTTGGCCAGCTGCCCGCGAAGGGATACGCCTCCCACGGAGAGTCGTGGTCCTACGCGCTCGCTCTGCGGCTCGCCTCGTACGACCTGCTCCGGGCCGAGGGCAACGAGCCGGTCCTCGTCCTCGACGACGTCTTCGCCGAGCTGGACGCGCGCCGCCGCGAGCGGCTCGCGGAACTGGTGGCCCCCGGGGAGCAGGTCCTGGTCACGGCCGCCGTGGACGACGACGTACCGGGTGTCCTCGCGGGCGCGCGGTACGCCGTGTCCGGCGGCGAGGTGGAACGCGTATGA
- the rpmH gene encoding 50S ribosomal protein L34 yields the protein MSKRTFQPNNRRRAKTHGFRLRMRTRAGRAILASRRSKGRARLSA from the coding sequence GTGAGCAAGCGCACCTTCCAGCCGAACAACCGTCGTCGCGCGAAGACCCACGGCTTCCGGCTGCGTATGCGCACCCGTGCCGGCCGCGCCATCCTGGCGTCCCGCCGTAGCAAGGGTCGCGCCCGCCTGTCCGCCTAA